Genomic DNA from Streptomyces sp. PCS3-D2:
GCGTAGGCCCCGGTGTCGCTGACCACGGTCAGGAGCAGGAAGGTGATCACGCGCTGCGGCCCGTCGTCTGCGGTGAGCAGCATCGCGACGAAGGTGGCCAGGAAGGGCACGTAGAAGGCCGCGAAGGCGCCCGCCGTGACGTCCTTGAGGTAGTCCTCGGGGGGGTCGGTCATCCGCCAGACCAGGACGGCCAGCACGGTCAGCGCCATGGCCACCCAGGCGCCCTCGGCCCCCCGGACGTATCCGGCGATGACCATGGCCGCGCCGCCGACGGCGAGCGGGACCAGAGGGGCCTTGATGCCCTTCTTCTCCTGCAGCCGGGAGGTGAGCTCCCACAGGCCGACGACGACCGCGACGACGATCACGCCGACGAAGACGGCCTTGACGATCAGGAGCGAGGCGAAGATCACCGCGCCGAGACCGACGCCCACCCCTATCGCGGCACGCAGATCCCGCCCCGCGCGCTTCTTCTGCGGCGGAGGGGAGGAGTCCTGCGGGTGCTCGGCATGCGGAGGCGGGGGGCTGGGCATGGGCTCCTGCGGCGGCGTATCGGCGCGGAAGAGGGAGCCGCCGTCCGGGGCGGCCCCCCGACCGCGTGCTTCCCGGTCGTCGAAGTCACGGCCGGCGGCATCGGGCACGATGGGCATGGGCCGAGTGTGCGGGCCCACCTGCGCATCGTATGCGGGACCCGCCGGAACCGGCTCCGGCTGCCAGGAAGAGTCGTTCATCAGACTTCGAGG
This window encodes:
- a CDS encoding phosphatidate cytidylyltransferase, coding for MNDSSWQPEPVPAGPAYDAQVGPHTRPMPIVPDAAGRDFDDREARGRGAAPDGGSLFRADTPPQEPMPSPPPPHAEHPQDSSPPPQKKRAGRDLRAAIGVGVGLGAVIFASLLIVKAVFVGVIVVAVVVGLWELTSRLQEKKGIKAPLVPLAVGGAAMVIAGYVRGAEGAWVAMALTVLAVLVWRMTDPPEDYLKDVTAGAFAAFYVPFLATFVAMLLTADDGPQRVITFLLLTVVSDTGAYAVGWRFGKTKLAPRISPGKTREGLFGAVAFAMAAGALCMEFLIDGGAWWQGLLLGLAVAVSATLGDLGESMIKRDLGIKDMGTLLPGHGGIMDRLDSLLPTAPVVWLLLAAFVGTG